The Pristis pectinata isolate sPriPec2 chromosome 10, sPriPec2.1.pri, whole genome shotgun sequence sequence TTCAGTCAGGTGAAGTCTTCTGTAATGCACTATTTTCTCAGTATGGAACAGAGGCTGTACTTGTTTTGAATGGAATGGAACTTGAACCTGTAACTTCCTAATTCAGAGGCAATACAAATTGAGCCAAGATAATATTGATGAGATgactgtgttacggactcagtgaaagtccctttaagatagagagtgtgtgtgtatgtgtgtgtggggcgtgcttatgtcaatagaagataaaggacataatgacgttgttgaagaagtcagaagaagaaggagacagagagagagaagggagagagacaccagcctgctagttttctctatcgatggatgagaaacaataactgtgtttgccacagaaatccatgtatggaagttggaagtaatccggtggagttcactttgttgctgacctgtagaaggaaacaggtatttgtgtgtggacgaccacggttcagatgcttttcggggtgaggaagtcactaccgagtaaacactgaagtgtcgtttaggttccatcgtggaacatttggatttcgtatttactctctctatgtttctttacgtctacgtcttatcttcagacaacggtggttgttgaagaagcccttgctcatgtttcaccttatggcttgcggaactgaactttaagaagccttcctgaactgggagttttggactttgccacacacacacacacacgaagagtttagttttgggattaacattcaaggtttaacatttttgaattctaacatactaacatttttacttttattttacgtattatcataagtagtgattaataaaatagtttttaaacactgaatcatgctcagtgtgtttcttttgttgctggtttgtgacaactgCAAGAAATCATGGACATAGCAACTTCCCCTCCCATTTCAGtccaaaaaaaatggaaaacaagaCCTTGTACTGAATTTACTATCAATTCCGTGGAAAGGCCAAATCATTCCATCTAGTTAAACAAAAGGCCAGACCAGCAATGCACAATTGAAAGCTTACCTTCAGAAAAATTTACatgaggcatagaaagggtcATCATTTCCCACAAGGTAAGGCCATACGCAAAAATGTCTGACTTGTCTGTAATTGAATGATTTTCTTCCAGAGCCTCTCTTGGCTTCCATGGCTCAGTCCCAATGTATGTTGCAGTTGGATCACTCACTAAAAAAGAAATTGAGAATGTAAAATTTGCTGTGGGGCCAAACTTGAAAGAGTGAGCATTCAAACTACAGGGCCAAAGCTGGTAATTTAAAGTACCAAATTCTTAAAAAATATGGCTTACCGTCATATGTAACAGTTCTACAAAGATATAGATCAGCCAGCAACTGGAAAGAATGTTACTGCAGATTTTCCAGTACACCAAAAGTagctctccatctgcccatgccGTTTGTTCCCATGCAGTCTTCTGCTGGCAGCCTGGCTCCAAGCAATTCAATGTCCCAGTGCAGCATAGGGGTTCGGTGCAGGCAGCCAGCTGTACTCAGTGCAGTTTTGAAAACAAGTGAACTCCTACACCAACCTCAGGCTGTCAAAGCTATCAGTGCAACTGGGGCCATTGAATGTTTATAGACATCTTTGGGTAATATTTGGGATTAGAAATAAAGGTTATAATTAAAAGTGTAAGGTTCCTTTAATTCATAAAGCTAAAATGTAAACACTGCAAATAAAATCAATGGAATGAACTTAAATAACCAAAATATAGGTACCTTGCTACCTGGAGTGTATCTCACCAGGCAAGCCATATATTTCAAAGTTCTACACACAAATGTAGTGATATGACCTCATTAACTTTTCCACGTGTAAGCAGGTAACTTTTGATGAGTCAAGAAATTGTGGATTGTCCCAGTATTGATTTGAGCAGTGATTCCCAAACTATCAAGCCCCCAAGGAAAAACTGAAGTTAATCACCAATTGTTTTCAGTTGACCCAAAAGTAGTGAAATTAAGTGTTCAACCTATATTACCTTCACATTTTGTATCAAATATTGCAAAGGAAATTTTCTACAGCTGTCTTGATTTGGAACAATTTGCAAAACTACAGCAGAGTCATGGAATTTACtgatttcctttttgaaaatACATTCATTTGGAAACCTGTTTTTTCTCTGCTGAATATCATTGCTGCACAGGGGCACAACTAGAAGAGCTACTGTGTTACAGCTCCATcaaccccagttcaattctgaTAATTGCTCCCTCTGTATGGATTTTGCAATCTCTccataaccatgtgggtttctcctaTGAATTCTAGTTTCCTCCAAATTTCAAAAACATGGAAATTGATAgttgattggccactgtcaaAAAGAAAACCTGACATTTTCAAAGTTATCATCCAGAAGTAATTTAATATGTTACCTTAATCCTGAGAAATCATCCATTGGTAAATTTGTATCACTTTAATTAAAATTCAGTTGAATTTGTAAAGTAGCAAATAGgataaattaataattaataagATACTAGTTACGGACTGATGATTTTTGAAGGCTGATATTGACTTAGTTATTTTGAAGGAATTTGACTAGGAACTAGGTGTTAATGCAGTctggcatttttattttcatttacagtaaACTCATTTACCTCATTTGAGAATTACCAGCATTCTCATGCATTCAAAAATTTCTAGGAATATTAAGcaattttctgtattttacattaTTACTGTTTAGCCTCAAAATATAGCattgcagtgtaaaacattgAAAGAGCAACAAGATAAAAAATAGTTTGAGAATTTAAAGGTTTATGCTTACAATATTAGTGTGATGTATAGTAATAGTTGATCAGTTCTCATACAACCATCAACCTCCATTTACTTATGTATGGTaggatctgtctgaatggcatgcaaacaaaagctttccactgtatcttggtacaggtgacaataaaaaaccaataccaatatcatttcCCATGGATACCAGATGGCTGAGAGTATACTGTATGTGGCTAAGGATATTAATACTGATCATGTACactcaaaacaaaataatgttttgtACAAGTGGCCCTTAGAAATGCACAACATAgttaatcaaaagaaaaattcagCACCTCTTTTCCAAATGGAGagatttttcccaaggtagatgAGATCTTAAAGAATGAGTGGCTTTTGCTTTCTTTGTACATTCTTATTCAAAACTAGGAACCACTGCATCATTTTAGTACATAGCCACTTTAAGATGAACTGTAAACTTTGTGGATATGCATTTGTCTTTCAGCCAGCTAATAAAATAAACACCCCGCAGAATTAAAACAATAGCAGATGTCTGAACATTCCTTTCCACTAAGTCAATACATTTTGGAATCAGTTGTCACATAAGAACACATTTCTTTTAGAACAAATCTGAATTAGGAACCCTACTGATGACTAACACTTACAAACGGTGTTAAATCTTTGCAGCATTTTTCATTGGCCCTTAGGGTTTTACTTTTAGACTAAAgaataataatgttttaaaaggACACACAAGATGTATATTTTTGCTgttctccaaaaaaaaattctgataggATCCAAATGCTTTCAGTGCTAACCATGAAACCCTTAAGATTTTTCCATATAAAATTACAATCTTTTATTTTGCCATTTAGGTCATACCTTGGTCTTTCCAACTGTGCACCAGGGAAATATTGACAGTTTCACAGTCCAGTGACAATTAAAAAATCTAACTGATCTATCAATGCACTAGTCCTTGCAAGTATGATGCATTCAAATGGGTTTAATTGTACAATGGAATGTGCAGTGGTTTCATAAAGTATTGGGAATAAAAACATGCAATTACAATCACTTATTCAAAATGCAGCATTTCATTTAAGAACTTGTTTGCTACTGAAAAACACCAATATATAAGACTTGAATTGTTTGGTTTTAATCAATAACCAAAAAAAAGTCTTCAAAGGCATACttggaaaaattgtttttttttaaatctcttttcagCCAATAAAAAATATGTGCAGGCAATAATTTCAACCATACATcataaatataattaaaacatCCAGTCCCAAATTCTGGAGTTGTACAGATGttactaattaaaaaaaatctacaactAAATGAAAAGAAAGCACAAGGAGAGAATACCACTCTTGGCAAattgttttgcaaaaaaaataccCACAGCAAAATCTCTATCGTACACATGCCATTTTTATAGTATTTGCCAAAAGTTTTTCAAAATGATTTGTGATGCATTGCAAGCATGGTGGAAaatcaaattttctttgattaaCATCCTGAGAGAGATGCTTTGATCCAGCTGCAAGTGTCCCGTTTACATTTGGTAAAAGAAACAACACTATTATGAAAATTATGCAAGTATGAAATGCCATCACTCCAGCAAAATTGGAGATGCTCAGAACGCATTCAAGTAGTCAAGGCCTGATGTTATCTGTTGGTGTCTGTACAAAGTGAAGCTGTTCTATGACCTGAAATCTACATACCTTGACTTTAGAGAAATATACATGCAGATTCCCTGCAACTTGTTTAAGCAGTAACAGAATCTTAAACAGAAACTGTTTATATTGGTGTTTTATTCAAGTAGGGAAGCTGAAACAAACCCACATTATAATATTCCAGGAAATGGGTTCAGCAAAAAAGTAATGCTGTCAGTCACATTATTTCATTGGTTTGCTTTTACATGGGAAGGCAGCCAAGCAGCACTCCAGAACCAGTTGACTGGAGTCTCGTTCAAAAGGATCTACTTTCCCCACTGATTCTACCTCTTCACCACAATTCCTACAAATCTAGCACCAGCATACTGAAACAGCAACATACAGTGGCCAGAATCAGCCAACATTTGGTAACATGGTTGGCAGTGTCAGTATCCCACTCTCAGAAGTCAACAGCTGCAAAGGCAGTGCAACATCTGCAGGCTTAAAAATTGTGTGCCATAATTTACTATATATGATTTTCTCAATTTTAAATGTGAATATCTGTATTTCAAGCCTAGTTTGTACATTTATATGTGCACATTTTATATTATATACATTAAATATCTCAGGAGTACTTTTGTAAGAAAATGGTGCTGGGACACAAGGAATGAAATTTTAATGTCAACATGACTTTGAATTTGCAAGTGTCTGATTGACCAGTACTTAACAGAAACCATACTTGTTtgttttgactgagttttttttaaataacaaaattaCAAGATTTTGCAGAAGGCTAAAACCAAAGAAATGTCCAAGTGAAACCAAAAagagaaattgaaaaattcagatTCTATTAAGATTCCACATTCCTAATGAAATAGATCTACAAGTGTATCATTTGTCACATACCTTGCATGTTCTCATCCAATTCAAGTGAAACACCTACATCACAGATCTTGATAGTCTCAAAGTCTTCTTTAATGACTATATTGTAAGATTTGATATCTCCATGTAACAATCTCTTCTCATtgtgcaggtactggaaatcaaGTTTGTAAATgcttaagtgttacaattatacaaaaatgcaatttatttattGTGCCTTAAATCCAGAATTTCTACAAAATGTTCTTGGGCAAATTAAAAACTGGTCAAGAATGAGAACATCTTATTCTAACTGTTCCATTTCCACTTGCATCTCACGTGCAGGCAACTctaaatgcaaaatgttttaaacaaaaaatgccattgtgttttttttacaaaaatgagTTGATATGAAAATTTCATAATCTTGACATTTTTAAGGAGCCAAGGAATGGCACCATGACAAGAAAGTAAAAGTCCATATTTGCCACATGTACCATACCAAATTGTTCAAATCAACATAGGTAGAAGAGTTTAGTTTGAGGAATTCAAGATCCTCCATACGGGATCTAGCAAAAGCATATTACGCAAAAGCAAACCTATTGACTAATTATTAGgattgcaaaaacaaaatctattcaTAAAATCAAACCAGTATAAACAGGAGCCATGATATTACTATAGTTAAACTGATAATCCGGTGCGCCCCTGGGACTTTGGTTGTGCTGAACGTGCAAATTTTCTGGATTTACCAGATTTTACTTCTATTACTCCCATacattttcatttcactttttttacaTGTTAGACAGTAGTATGACGATTTTGAGTGAACtctgagtttaaaggaagtgcaaAACAGAACCCAGCAAATTTCAGCTTGCAAGTTTCAGCTCATCAATCAAGCTCACCTTCAAACAGTTCTGGCCTAACACCCAGTCCACACTCCAGACCCCAGATCTGGCTGCAGTCTAACCCACATTCCCGAGCACGGTATTCCCCCACAACCAGACCACATTGCCAGTAATATGGCAGCTCTTGCAAGGATGCAGGTCCACAGAGCCTAGTGCCCTAATAGGTGAACCAAGTACCAAACCACCAGAATTTCTGAATAGCCAGAAAATGGATTACTTTAGTTTACTGTATGTGCTTTTACTGGAGGCAAGGCATGTCATGGTTGAGGGCGGAAGGATGGAAGAGTAGAGGCAGACTGCATAAAAGAGCTAATCAATTTGGACTGATCCCATACAACAGCAGTCTTGTATTGCACTGACAATAACCAGGAGAGTGGATCAATTTTTCATCCTTTAGGTTCACAACACAGATGAATTAGGATATCAAAATATTGACATAATATCACTATCTTAAACAATACTAGAAATAATATTAATGTTACACTAATATGTgtttgtaaataaaatattaaaataagtaaTCTGATGATGAAAATCCAAATTTTATAAAATCTCATACTGCGACTTATAACCACTTGACCCACGTTTTATTAGCATCTTCCCTCTCCTACCAATTTAATTGAAAACAACATAACATTATCAGAGCATAACCAATGTTTACTCAGCTTGTTTATTAACACATGAACAATTCAAGCATACTAGCCTTTGAACAAAAAGTAATCCTTATGAGTCAGTAACCAGGACACCTATTCAAGGTAACAGAGAAAAGAGACAGCATCTTAAAATCTAGAATGCCTGAAAAGATGATGGTAGCAGATTGCACAGTAAATCTCGAAATACTTGCCCTAGGAAAAGAACAGGAGAGTGGGGATGAGCAGATAATTGTTTCTGTGAggacagatatgatgggctgaattttTACCGCTTGTACCTCATCATTTTATGATTCTACATTAACACAGTAAGATTTGGACTCAAATAATTAATCCAGTACCATAGCTACTACAGTACCGTACCTTCAATCCATAAGCCACGTGCAAAGCTACTTTGAGGATGGTAGAAGCAGGAAAAGGTCCTTTGCCACTTTCACTCCTTTCTTCTATCAGATCATTCAGAGACTTCTCTCCTCCAAACTCCATAGCCAGACATGGTGTCCCATCATTTGCTTTAGTAAAAGCTCGGTATCCTGTGAACAAAATTTCAACAAAGATATAAATCCATAAAAGCAAAATTCATAGTAGttcttacaatttaaaaaaagtcacagTGAAGTCTGCACAATCTCAGACTGAAGAATTACCTTGCCCTGGGTAAATAAATTAATAGCATAAGtaaatggggacatttaaaaatgaaacattgaGCACATTTAACAGTTGTGAGAATAGTTATTAAGTGATAACTAACGCCCAAGGACACCTTAAGATACCCTTCAGATGTAGTCCCTGTATGCAAACACAGCATTATCAACATCCAGCATTCAGGTAACAAGTTAAACTACTTGCATTCGCAAAATTTTGGCAAGAAAACCAgaagcattatttatttttgtctgaAAGTAAGTTTGAATCTTTTACATACTCTTAACTCAGCTGACTAGTTTGACTGCTCATGTCCCACCCAAAAGGCCAAGAAATGCACCATATGTGTTCTTAGGAGGGCAAGTTACAAACTTGTAGGTTACCTACTTTTGATATTAAAGACCAATGTCAGcctgctgtaattttttttaaaatcaggctCAATTTGTACATATGTAGAAATAGTCCAATCTAGTACAAAAATATTGTTCATTACAACCACTTGAAACAGTAATGCCACTGTTCTTCAATATACAGAAAATGTTCTCTCTTAACAATTAGAGGATCTTTGTGCCTGACTGATAGAATGGCATATTGCTACCAGAGCCATGGTATTTCATTTTCCAATTTTACAAGATACTTTTGATGATGCCGATGGGTGGTGAATGAATGTTCAATGTTATATTTTGAATAAGTACATACTATACTTCCCAGATATTACGCCAATAAAATATACAAATAAACCTACCAACAATATTAGGATGCTCAAGATCTTTTAGGCGTCTGGCTTCTTCCTGAAGTCTCTTCAGGTAAACACTTTTCTGCTTCACATTACACTTGGCATTAATCTTTTTCACAGCCCATGGAGAATTTGATTTGCCCGTGGGGGATCTAAGCACAAAATACTTTATGAAAACAATATAACCTCAACACCACTGCTTTATATTCTATTTCCAACTCCAATGCAACTATAATATTGGAGGTGCCCAAACTCATGTCATTTTCATAGTGTAAGGAATCCCGTATATTTTCACAGACCCCTAATTTGTGAAAATTCTGAAGGGCAGTTACTGTTATTATCGCTAAACTCAAGTCTTggcagttcttaaaaaaaaaaatcaggtgagAATTAATGCTTTTTGATGAAACAGTATTGAAATTACTGTAATCAATAGTATTTGCAGGCTGAATATTAATTATATTTATGTAATGTGGCTGAATATTAACTATATTATGTAATTGATGAAAGTTTAGTTATGTTT is a genomic window containing:
- the pbk gene encoding lymphokine-activated killer T-cell-originated protein kinase homolog — its product is MDKDCPFKSPCQQESKKSQSGSSNENRISLVIPASPFMKKLGYGTGVNVYLMKRSPTGKSNSPWAVKKINAKCNVKQKSVYLKRLQEEARRLKDLEHPNIVGYRAFTKANDGTPCLAMEFGGEKSLNDLIEERSESGKGPFPASTILKVALHVAYGLKYLHNEKRLLHGDIKSYNIVIKEDFETIKICDVGVSLELDENMQVSDPTATYIGTEPWKPREALEENHSITDKSDIFAYGLTLWEMMTLSMPHVNFSEDSFSEESFDEDAYYAALGTRPALNMEELDDSYKEVIELFLVCTNEDPQKRPSAAQIVEELEEIIKKK